A window of Tautonia plasticadhaerens contains these coding sequences:
- a CDS encoding SDR family NAD(P)-dependent oxidoreductase yields the protein MGLEGKIAVVTGASRGIGRAIALRLARDGALVCVNYRSNAEAAHSAVAEVEAAGGEAFALPADVGSVEQLGRFFEALDAELDARRGDRGFDILVNNAGVADVVTVESGTEEAFDRVFATNVKGPFFAVRHALPRLRDGGRVINVSSNLSRNPMPLAMAYCMTKAALDNFTVGLAGELGRRGITVNTLAPGLTATDLNAAFRDDPKVVEAYSAMTALGRVGKVEDIARAAAFLASDDSAWVTGQYLEASGGLGLARPGQS from the coding sequence ATGGGTCTCGAAGGGAAGATCGCCGTCGTGACGGGGGCGTCCAGGGGCATCGGCCGGGCCATCGCCCTGCGGCTGGCCCGTGACGGTGCGCTGGTCTGCGTCAACTACCGGAGCAACGCCGAGGCGGCGCATTCGGCCGTCGCCGAGGTCGAGGCGGCCGGCGGCGAGGCGTTCGCCCTCCCCGCCGACGTGGGCTCGGTCGAGCAGCTCGGGCGGTTCTTCGAGGCCCTCGACGCCGAGCTGGACGCCCGCCGGGGCGACCGGGGGTTCGACATCCTGGTCAACAATGCCGGGGTCGCCGATGTCGTCACGGTCGAATCGGGCACGGAGGAGGCGTTCGATCGGGTGTTCGCCACCAACGTCAAGGGGCCGTTCTTCGCCGTCCGGCACGCCCTCCCACGCCTGCGGGACGGCGGCCGGGTCATTAACGTCTCGTCGAACCTCTCCCGCAACCCGATGCCGCTGGCGATGGCCTACTGCATGACCAAGGCGGCGCTCGACAACTTCACCGTCGGCCTGGCGGGCGAGCTGGGCCGGCGGGGCATCACGGTCAACACGCTGGCCCCCGGCCTGACGGCCACCGACCTGAACGCCGCCTTCCGGGACGACCCGAAGGTCGTCGAGGCCTACTCGGCCATGACGGCGCTCGGGCGGGTCGGCAAGGTGGAGGACATCGCCAGGGCGGCGGCGTTCCTGGCCTCCGACGACTCGGCCTGGGTGACCGGGCAAT
- a CDS encoding MarR family winged helix-turn-helix transcriptional regulator, which produces MSASGEKGGPDSCGIMANLWRLIQAVVDDSEPELEALGLSAKAFFLLEAVGEHPFPAVLARRMHLPPPTVTYLVKQLEERGFVVRQPEPGDLRKFRLVQTDAGREALRRGREALSLALGKRLGRLERGEVVALDRMVGRLAGNGEAPES; this is translated from the coding sequence ATGTCGGCGAGCGGCGAGAAGGGTGGGCCGGACTCCTGCGGGATCATGGCGAACCTCTGGCGGCTGATCCAGGCCGTCGTGGACGACTCGGAGCCGGAGCTGGAGGCGCTGGGCCTGTCGGCCAAGGCGTTCTTCCTGCTGGAGGCGGTCGGGGAGCACCCGTTCCCGGCCGTGCTCGCCCGCCGGATGCACCTGCCGCCGCCGACGGTGACCTACCTCGTCAAGCAGCTGGAGGAGCGGGGCTTCGTGGTGCGCCAGCCCGAGCCGGGCGACCTGCGGAAATTCCGCCTGGTCCAGACCGATGCGGGGCGGGAGGCGCTGCGGCGGGGCCGGGAGGCGCTGAGCCTCGCCCTGGGCAAGCGGCTGGGGAGGCTGGAGCGGGGGGAGGTCGTCGCCCTCGACCGGATGGTCGGGCGGCTCGCCGGCAACGGTGAGGCCCCCGAATCCTGA